GCCGGACGCGCGAGCGGCATCTGCTTTCTTGAGCAGAGAGCCTTCGACGAACGGGCCTTTCCAGACTGAACGAACCATGTCCGGCGTTCCTTACTTCTTCCGCTTGTGGCGGCTGATGAGAATGAATCTGTTGGTCGACTTGTTGCTGCGGGTCTTCTTGCCCTTGGTCGGCTTGCCCCACGGGGTCACCGGGTGACGGCCGCCCGAGGTGCGGCCTTCGCCGCCGCCGTGCGGATGGTCGACCGGGTTCATGGAGACGCCGCGGTTATGCGGCTTGCGTCCGAGCCAGCGGTTGCGACCGGCCTTGCCGATCGAGATGTTCATGTGGTCCGGATTCGACACTGCGCCGATGGTGCCGGTGCAGCGGCCGTGAACCAGGCGCTGTTCGCCCGAATTGAGGCGGACGATCACGTAATCATGGTCGCGGCCGACGAGCTGCGCATAGGTGCCGGCCGAACGCGCGATCTGGCCGCCCTTACCGATCTTCAGTTCGACATTGTGCACGATGGTGCCGATCGGCATGTTGCCGAGCGGCATGACGTTGCCCGGCTTCACGTCGACATAACTGCCGGCGATCACGGTGTCGCCGACTGCCAGGCGCTGCGGGGCCAGGATGTAGGACTGGGTGCCGTCGGTGTACTTCAAGAGCGCGATGAAGGCGGTGCGGTTCGGATCGTATTCCAGCCGCTCGACCGTCGCCGGCATGTCGACCTTGGTGCGCTTGAAGTCGACGATGCGATAGGACTGCTTGTGGCCGCCGCCGCGGAAACGCACGACCATGCGGCCGGTGTTGTTGCGGCCGCCCGAGGACTGCTTGCCCTCGGTCAGCGACTTGACCGGCTTGCCCTTGTAGAGCGCCGAACGATCGACCATCACCAGCTGGCGCTGGCCCGG
The sequence above is drawn from the Bradyrhizobium sediminis genome and encodes:
- the rplB gene encoding 50S ribosomal protein L2, giving the protein MALKKFNPTTPGQRQLVMVDRSALYKGKPVKSLTEGKQSSGGRNNTGRMVVRFRGGGHKQSYRIVDFKRTKVDMPATVERLEYDPNRTAFIALLKYTDGTQSYILAPQRLAVGDTVIAGSYVDVKPGNVMPLGNMPIGTIVHNVELKIGKGGQIARSAGTYAQLVGRDHDYVIVRLNSGEQRLVHGRCTGTIGAVSNPDHMNISIGKAGRNRWLGRKPHNRGVSMNPVDHPHGGGEGRTSGGRHPVTPWGKPTKGKKTRSNKSTNRFILISRHKRKK